Genomic DNA from Candidatus Hydrogenedentota bacterium:
CCATGGCCCGGCTGCTGGTGTTCCGCAGGCCGGAATGCGCCAGGCCCCTGCCGCCGCTGCTGGCCGACAAGGCCGTGCTGGTGCCCTTTGAGGCCGACAACCTCTCCTCGACGGAGGTGCGGCGGCGTCTTGCGCGGGGTGCGGACACAGCGGGGCTGGTGCCGCCGGGGGTGCTGGAAATCATAGAACGGAAAGGACTTTACCATGCCGGTGGCACGGGCCGCGCGCGCCAAAGAGTATCTGGCGAGGCTGCACCAGGTTCTCCCTGAGAAAAAGGCGAGCCATTGCATTTTTGTGGCGGAGTATTTCGCCTCCTTCGCCGAAAGCCTCGGCCTGGACCACGACGACGCGGTGGCCGCCGGGCTCCTGCACGATTTCTGCCGCTGCGTGCCGAAGGAGGAACTGGTCCAGCGCGCGCGCCAACTCCGGCTGTCCATAAGCGGGGTGCAGTTGGAGCGTCCCATCCTCCTGCACGGCCCCGTGGCGGCGGAGGAGTGCCGGAGGGAGTTCGGCCTG
This window encodes:
- the yqeK gene encoding bis(5'-nucleosyl)-tetraphosphatase (symmetrical) YqeK, whose amino-acid sequence is MPVARAARAKEYLARLHQVLPEKKASHCIFVAEYFASFAESLGLDHDDAVAAGLLHDFCRCVPKEELVQRARQLRLSISGVQLERPILLHGPVAAEECRREFGLSDEVYEAIYWHTTGRPGLGRMGQGLCVADFAEPTRKYPEAGEARELLRKDGFDAALRFVAEKKAVFSQAKEVTDPNTEAFLIWLRRVQA